A genomic segment from Sciurus carolinensis chromosome 1, mSciCar1.2, whole genome shotgun sequence encodes:
- the Zmym1 gene encoding zinc finger MYM-type protein 1 isoform X4, with protein MHKANVSMVHDASMEHLSPKKDSIPIISNIVSLADNPVALPIMDTDVLQGTVSSVTTNVTSDSSKSSPNESSNGIANSVEQPSLLPSSSVLSQHTFGASLEVQKDKVSNQDPACNMKSVKISDGLRHPKFTAKVQKVKGKSQSTRKPWRSPFQHVENSIKKDMTFCYSCQLFCQKNFSYRGESFATQGTSNWKKTLEKFRKHEKSEMHLNSLQFWRKYQFCDEAVSDNLSINSNQIEGNKKYLKLVIENILFLGKQCLPLGANDQSVSSVNKGNFLELLEIRAKDKGEEMFRLMSSQVDFYNSTQIQTDIIEIIKTEMLQDIVNEINVSSAFSIICDETTDSVTKEQLSICVRYPQKTSKAILIKERFLGFVDIEKMTGTHLHRTIKTYLQQIGVDFNKICGQAYDSTTNLRVKFNKIAAEFRKEEPRALYIHCYAHFLDLAVIRFCKEVKELRGALNTLSTLFNTIHMSGEMLANFQDVFKLSQNKTCKKHVSQSCWTVHDRTLLSVIESLPEIIETLEFVSSHSSNTSLADELSDLLTLVSKFEFIFCLKFLYRVLSVTGILSKELQSETIDIFSLSSKIEAILECLSSERNDVYFKTIWDGAEEICKKITSKGFEVEKPSLQRRRKIQKTIDFGNSDSMFPTSTEEQYKISIYYQGLDTVLENLKLCFSEFDYCKMKQISELLFKWNEPLNEATAKHIQEFYQLDADIIPELRFYRHYAKLNFVIDYDSVTFVNLGYLFIQHGLHNSIPCISKLLCIALSWPITSPTAENSFSTLPRLKTYLFHNMGEEKLSGLALMAIEQELVNKLMEPDRLNGIVEKFISQVKTL; from the exons ATGCATAAAG caaatGTTTCCATGGTGCATGATGCTTCAATGGAGCACCTTTCTCCAAAGAAGGATTCAATTCCAATTATTAGCAATATAGTGTCATTAGCAGATAATCCTGTTGCCTTGCCCATCATGGACACTGATGTCTTACAAG GTACAGTTTCTTCAGTTACAACAAATGTCACTTCAGAT AGCTCTAAGAGTTCACCCAATGAATCAAGTAATGGTATTGCTAATAGTGTGGAACAGCCAAGTCTTTTGCCATCTTCTTCAGTACTCAGCCAGCACACATTTGGTGCCAGTTTAGAAGTACAAAAAGATAAAGTGTCAAACCAGGATCCTGCATGCAATATGAAATCTGTGAAAATAAGTGATGGACTGCGTCACCCCAAATTTACAGCCAAAGTACAAAAAGTTAAAGGTAAATCACAAAGTACTAGGAAACCTTGGCGTTCACCTTTTCAGCATGTGGAAAACAGTATTAAAAAAGATATGACATTCTGTTATTCCTGTCAGTTGTTCTGCCAGAAAAACTTTAGCTATAGAGGAGAGTCGTTTGCAACCCAAGGAACTTCTAATTGGAAAAAAACTCTGGAGAAATTCAGAAAGCATGAAAAAAGTGAAATGCATTTGAATTCATTGCAGTTTTGGAGGAAATACCAGTTTTGTGATGAAGCTGTTAGCGATAATTTATCTATTAATTCAAATCAGATTGAGGGAAATAAAAAGTACCTAAAACttgtaatagaaaatattttattccttggaAAGCAGTGTTTACCCTTAGGAGCAAATGACCAGTCTGTTTCATCTGTCAATAAAGGCAATTTTTTAGAATTGTTAGAAATCAGAGCAAAagataaaggagaagaaatgtTTCGACTGATGAGTTCACAAGTTGACTTCTATAATAGTACACAAATTCAAACTGatattattgaaataataaaGACTGAAATGTTACAGGATATTGTGAATGAGATCAATGTCTCCTCAGCTTTTTCAATAATATGTGATGAAACAACTGATAGTGTTACAAAAGAGCAGCTTTCAATTTGTGTAAGATACCCACAAAAAACATCAAAGGCTATCTTAATTAAAGAAAGATTCTTGGGTTTTGTTGATATTGAAAAAATGACTGGGACCCATTTACATAGGACTATCAAAACTTATCTGCAGCAAATTGGagttgattttaataaaatatgtggcCAGGCCTATGACAGTACCACTAATTTGAgggtaaaatttaataaaattgcaGCAGAATTCAGGAAGGAAGAACCAAGAGCTTTATATATACATTGTTATGCACATTTTTTGGATTTAGCAGTAATTAGGTTTTGTAAAGAAGTTAAAGAACTCCGAGGTGCTCTAAATACTCTCAGTACTTTGTTCAACACTATTCATATGTCTGGGGAAATGTTGGCAAATTTTCAAGATGTTTTTAAGCTAAGTCAAAACAAGACTTGCAAAAAACATGTATCACAGTCATGCTGGACAGTCCACGATCGTACATTGTTATCTGTGATCGAAAGTCTTCCAGAGATTATTGAAACATTAGAGTTTGTATCAAGCCATTCCTCAAATACAAGTTTGGCTGATGAATTGAGTGATTTATTGACACTGGTTTCCAAATTTGAATTTATCTTTTGTTTGAAATTTCTTTATCGAGTGTTAAGTGTTACAGGAATTCTTTCCAAAGAGCTTCAAAGTGAAACCATAGACATCTTCTCTTTGTCTTCAAAAATAGAAGCAATTTTGGAATGCTTATCATCTGAAAGAAATGatgtatatttcaaaactatCTGGGATGGAGCAGAggaaatatgtaagaaaataacCAGTAAGGGTTTTGAAGTTGAAAaaccttctcttcagagaagaagaaaaattcagaaaaccaTAGATTTTGGCAATTCAGATAGTATGTTTCCTACTTCAACAGAAGAACAATATAAGATTAGTATTTATTACCAAGGCCTGGATActgtattagaaaatttaaagttgTGCTTTTCAGAGTTCGATTATTGCAAAATGAAGCAAATTTCAGAACTATTATTTAAGTGGAATGAACCATTAAACGAAGCAACAGCCAAACATATTCAAGAATTTTATCAGCTTGATGCAGACATTATCCCTGAACTTAGATTTTATCGGCACTATGCGAAGCTCAACTTTGTCATAGATTATGATTCCGTTACCTTCGTCAATCTTGGCTATTTGTTTATTCAGCATGGTCTTCACAATAGTATTCCTTGCATCTCAAAGCTGTTATGTATTGCTTTGTCTTGGCCAATTACTTCACCAACTGCTGAAAACTCATTTTCTACACTGCCTCgtcttaaaacatatttatttcataatatgGGAGAAGAGAAGCTTAGTGGCCTGGCCCTAATGGCTATTGAGCAGGAATTAGTAAATAAATTGATGGAACCTGATAGACTCAATGGGATTGTAGAAAAGTTTATCAGTCAAGTGAAAACTTTATAA